A portion of the Synergistaceae bacterium genome contains these proteins:
- a CDS encoding prepilin peptidase: protein MIQHLITAGLLGACMGSFLNVAAHRSLQGRSWWGNERSACESCGHVLGAPELIPVISWLVLRGRCRHCGARISVRYVIVELVCAAMAVAVTARWGMSWACALAAAGSCGLVVNSLTDIESGEVLDVFALVPGVLGLLIRFAGGKWAVLDGVEGALVGWGVFAVIIFLSRGGMGWGDAVFMGGMGAVLGLRFTLFAFYAGIMAGGVWAVILLLLGRVKWGRGDAMPLVPFLAVGCFAVLVFGPEIFAYLAERFRTEEVFRVTWPFSG, encoded by the coding sequence ATGATTCAGCACCTCATTACTGCGGGGCTTCTCGGTGCGTGTATGGGCTCGTTCCTGAACGTAGCGGCACACCGTTCGCTTCAGGGGCGTTCGTGGTGGGGGAATGAGCGTTCGGCCTGTGAGTCCTGCGGTCATGTCTTGGGAGCACCTGAACTTATCCCCGTAATATCGTGGCTTGTTCTTCGCGGACGATGCCGGCACTGCGGAGCGAGAATCTCCGTGAGGTACGTCATTGTTGAGCTGGTCTGCGCGGCTATGGCTGTGGCTGTAACTGCGCGCTGGGGGATGTCGTGGGCATGTGCTCTCGCGGCAGCAGGTTCGTGCGGGCTGGTCGTGAACTCTCTGACCGACATTGAGAGCGGCGAAGTTCTGGACGTGTTCGCGTTAGTGCCGGGAGTACTTGGCCTGCTGATTCGTTTCGCTGGCGGAAAGTGGGCAGTCCTCGACGGCGTTGAAGGCGCACTTGTCGGCTGGGGAGTTTTCGCGGTGATAATCTTCCTGTCGCGGGGCGGAATGGGCTGGGGAGATGCTGTCTTCATGGGAGGAATGGGGGCAGTGCTGGGCTTGCGGTTTACGCTGTTTGCGTTCTACGCGGGAATAATGGCGGGCGGTGTCTGGGCAGTGATTCTCCTCCTGCTCGGACGCGTGAAGTGGGGCAGGGGCGACGCGATGCCGTTAGTGCCGTTTCTTGCGGTGGGATGCTTTGCAGTGCTGGTGTTCGGCCCGGAGATTTTCGCGTACCTTGCTGAACGTTTCAGGACTGAAGAAGTCTTCAGGGTTACTTGGCCGTTTTCGGGCTAG
- a CDS encoding DUF2922 family protein: MSAKLVMTFAGSDGNVTMSYGYAKESATTNQVKSLMNGLITNGSIFANPPLTMKSAKMVITNTDEYDLSD, from the coding sequence ATGAGCGCAAAATTAGTGATGACCTTTGCAGGGTCTGACGGCAACGTAACCATGTCCTACGGCTACGCGAAGGAGAGTGCGACGACTAATCAGGTCAAGAGCCTGATGAACGGGCTGATCACCAACGGCAGCATCTTCGCCAACCCGCCCTTAACGATGAAGAGTGCCAAGATGGTAATCACCAACACGGATGAGTACGATCTCAGCGATTAA
- a CDS encoding endonuclease, with product MADGQMGIHAREKRVVLGLDPGRDKTGFAFVDEDGGLLASGIFPTNEQERFFEKILAGYDGLAESRIIFVAVGDGTHSKEFTERVRAALPYEIMTVDERNSTLEARSLYWKVHTPSIWVRLLPEGMRVPGGAIDDMAAWAIALRGLKKYRDIRRNRL from the coding sequence ATGGCTGATGGACAGATGGGAATACACGCTCGGGAAAAACGTGTAGTGCTCGGCCTTGACCCTGGCAGGGACAAGACGGGATTTGCTTTCGTTGACGAGGACGGAGGGCTTTTAGCGTCAGGGATTTTTCCGACGAATGAGCAGGAGAGGTTCTTCGAGAAAATCTTGGCCGGATACGACGGACTTGCTGAGAGCCGTATAATCTTCGTTGCAGTCGGCGACGGAACGCATAGCAAGGAGTTCACGGAACGTGTGAGGGCTGCTCTGCCGTATGAGATTATGACGGTCGACGAGAGGAACAGCACGCTTGAGGCACGAAGCCTGTACTGGAAGGTTCACACGCCGTCAATCTGGGTGAGACTGCTGCCCGAAGGAATGCGAGTTCCGGGCGGAGCAATAGATGATATGGCGGCATGGGCAATAGCTTTGAGGGGGCTGAAAAAATATAGAGATATACGCCGGAATAGGCTATAA
- a CDS encoding lysophospholipid acyltransferase family protein: protein MTLNIIVGFLRIIPHRTALALGRFIGRLLRLVLWKKTDRAEARCVAALGVGVTTAREIIRGSFMNLGMSAVEFVRFPLMKERVDEYIDFPEESQRLLRSALSRGNGAILMTSHMANWELAAMRVIHAGFELHAVYTPQKNDGGAESMIADIRTNTVGMYIIDNHKGIREIFRVLKAGGVVVIMQDLDARKDGVRTDFLRLPASTHDGIVKLWQKFGCPIVATHYVRDKDNPAHHIVEMTEILSDREGFSLDTCDEVIGGWIRERPELWLWLMDRWEYTLGKNV from the coding sequence ATGACGCTTAATATTATTGTCGGATTCCTGCGAATTATACCCCACAGGACTGCTCTTGCGCTCGGGCGGTTTATCGGCAGGCTGCTGAGGCTCGTCCTCTGGAAGAAGACTGACCGTGCAGAAGCCCGGTGTGTTGCGGCACTTGGTGTCGGCGTAACAACTGCGCGGGAGATTATTCGGGGCTCGTTCATGAATCTCGGGATGTCGGCGGTGGAGTTCGTGAGGTTTCCGCTGATGAAGGAACGTGTTGACGAGTACATAGACTTTCCTGAAGAGAGCCAGAGGCTTCTGCGCTCGGCATTGTCGCGCGGAAATGGAGCGATACTCATGACCAGCCACATGGCGAACTGGGAGCTCGCGGCAATGCGGGTGATTCACGCGGGGTTTGAGCTTCACGCGGTCTACACGCCCCAGAAGAACGACGGCGGAGCTGAGAGCATGATTGCGGACATACGCACTAACACCGTCGGAATGTACATCATCGACAACCACAAGGGCATACGAGAGATTTTCCGCGTGCTTAAGGCCGGAGGAGTCGTCGTGATAATGCAGGACTTAGACGCTCGCAAGGACGGAGTGAGAACGGACTTTCTGCGGCTTCCTGCGAGCACTCATGACGGCATCGTCAAGCTGTGGCAGAAGTTCGGCTGTCCCATCGTAGCGACACACTACGTCAGGGACAAGGACAACCCCGCACACCACATCGTAGAGATGACGGAGATACTCAGCGACAGGGAAGGATTTTCGCTCGATACGTGCGACGAGGTCATTGGCGGCTGGATTCGTGAGAGGCCGGAGCTGTGGTTATGGCTGATGGACAGATGGGAATACACGCTCGGGAAAAACGTGTAG
- a CDS encoding chemotaxis protein CheX, producing the protein MDKLVALVNSFASAVLSVGREVGLNITLNKSKVSQGIKVDNICTTALIGVVGVGSRGTVNIMLNKDGFENIISAMSGGMIAPVLGEDVSMSVIGELSNMIGGRALVQSALGTVDVTPPQLIIGENIKNVTSEDNGMRSFTLPFELQPSGGLYLVLSFKID; encoded by the coding sequence ATGGATAAACTTGTCGCCCTAGTGAATAGTTTTGCGTCGGCAGTGCTGTCCGTAGGGCGGGAGGTAGGGCTGAATATCACCCTCAACAAGTCGAAAGTCTCGCAGGGTATCAAAGTAGACAATATCTGCACGACAGCCCTCATAGGCGTTGTGGGAGTGGGCTCGCGCGGGACAGTGAACATAATGCTGAACAAAGACGGCTTCGAGAACATCATCTCCGCGATGTCCGGCGGAATGATAGCTCCCGTTTTGGGCGAGGATGTCTCGATGAGCGTAATCGGAGAGCTGTCCAACATGATCGGAGGCCGTGCACTAGTACAGAGCGCGCTGGGAACAGTCGACGTAACACCTCCTCAGCTGATAATCGGCGAGAACATCAAGAACGTTACGAGCGAGGATAACGGAATGAGGAGCTTCACGCTGCCGTTCGAGCTTCAGCCTTCAGGGGGGCTGTACTTGGTGCTGTCGTTCAAGATCGACTAG